Proteins encoded in a region of the Pelmatolapia mariae isolate MD_Pm_ZW linkage group LG16_19, Pm_UMD_F_2, whole genome shotgun sequence genome:
- the LOC134645768 gene encoding ADP-ribosylation factor-like protein 6 isoform X2: protein MGLLDKLTGWLGLKKKEVNVLCLGLDNSGKTTIINQLKPPNHSNHLGPLSEEWKHVSQTQAQEIVPTIGFNIEKFKSSSLSFTVFDMSGQSRYRNLWEHYYKESHAIIFVIDSSDKLRMVVAKEELDTLLNHEDISSKRIPVLFFANKIDLQDAMSSVKVSQMLCLENIKDKPWHICASNAIKGEGLQEGLDWLQDQIAQ from the exons ATGGGGTTGTTGGATAAACTGACGGGCTGGCTCGGCCTGAAGAAGAAAGAGGTCAACGTTTTGTGTCTTGGACTGGACAACAGCGGCAAAACTACCATCATCAACCAGCTCAAACCACCTAAT CATTCGAATCATTTAGGCCCATTGTCAGAAGAGTGGAAACATGTTAGTCAG ACACAGGCACAAGAAATCGTCCCAACAATTGGCTTCAACATCGAAAAGTTCAAGAGTTCAAG CCTGTCCTTCACAGTCTTTGATATGTCTGGGCAGAGCAGATACAGGAACCTGTGGGAGCATTATTACAA AGAGAGCCATGCTATCATATTTGTCATTGACAGCAGTGACAAGCTGAGAATGGTTGTTGCTAAAGAGGAGCTAGACACTCTTCTCAACCATGAAG ATATAAGCAGCAAAAGGATACCAGTATTATTCTTTGCTAACAAGATAGATCTGCAGGATGCAATGTCTTCTGTCAAGGTCTCGCAGATGTTGTGTTTGGAGAACATCAAAGACAAGCCCTGGCACATCTG TGCCAGCAATGCTATCAAAGGAGAGGGCCTTCAGGAAGGGCTGGACTGGCTACAAG ATCAAATTGCACAGTAA
- the LOC134645806 gene encoding claudin-14-like, whose product MASMALQLLGFFLGLLGFTGTIVATLLPHWRSRAHVDGNIITATGYMKGLWMECVWRSTGIYQCELYRSLLALPPDLQAARALMVISCLTSVLASLVSVTGMKCTRFARGSLIKSPLVLSGGICFLCAGLLCLVTVSWTTNEVIKNFYNPLIHSGMKYEIGLAVYLGYASACLSLAGGMVLCWSSSGDRSRQSPPHTQRGQSSHLPPVFNNLHPPAPPYRPPEALKGNHAPSLCSASSSGYRLNNYV is encoded by the exons ATGGCCAGCATGGCGCTTCAGCTCCTTGGCTTCTTCTTAGGATTGCTGGGGTTTACAGGAACTATAGTTGCAACCCTGCTCCCTCACTGGCGCAGCAGAGCTCATGTGGATGGTAACATTATCACAGCCACCGGGTACATGAAGGGCCTGTGGATGGAGTGTGTCTGGCGCAGCACTGGTATTTACCAGTGCGAGCTGTACAGGTCTCTGCTGGCGTTGCCACCCGACCTGCAG GCTGCCCGGGCGCTCATGGTAATCTCCTGTCTCACCTCAGTCCTGGCATCTCTGGTCTCTGTAACTGGGATGAAATGTACCCGCTTCGCCCGGGGTTCGCTGATTAAATCTCCCCTGGTCCTGAGCGGTgggatttgttttctttgtgctgGGCTTCTTTGCCTGGTCACCGTGTCCTGGACCACCAATGAGGTCATCAAGAATTTCTACAACCCATTAATTCACAGTGGAATGAAGTATGAGATCGGACTGGCTGTGTATCTCGGATACGCCTCGGCCTGTCTCAGTCTGGCCGGGGGAATGGTGctttgttggagcagcagtggCGACAGGTCACGGCAGAGTCCCCCCCATACGCAGAGGGGTCAGTCATCACACCTTCCCCCTGTCTTCAACAACTTACATCCGCCTGCTCCACCCTACAGGCCCCCCGAGGCCCTGAAAGGCAACCATGCTCCCTCGCTTTGCTCCGCTTCCAGCAGTGGCTATAGGCTCAATAACTATGTCTAA
- the LOC134645768 gene encoding ADP-ribosylation factor-like protein 6 isoform X3, producing MGLLDKLTGWLGLKKKEVNVLCLGLDNSGKTTIINQLKPPNTQAQEIVPTIGFNIEKFKSSSLSFTVFDMSGQSRYRNLWEHYYKESHAIIFVIDSSDKLRMVVAKEELDTLLNHEDISSKRIPVLFFANKIDLQDAMSSVKVSQMLCLENIKDKPWHICASNAIKGEGLQEGLDWLQDHLKTMNT from the exons ATGGGGTTGTTGGATAAACTGACGGGCTGGCTCGGCCTGAAGAAGAAAGAGGTCAACGTTTTGTGTCTTGGACTGGACAACAGCGGCAAAACTACCATCATCAACCAGCTCAAACCACCTAAT ACACAGGCACAAGAAATCGTCCCAACAATTGGCTTCAACATCGAAAAGTTCAAGAGTTCAAG CCTGTCCTTCACAGTCTTTGATATGTCTGGGCAGAGCAGATACAGGAACCTGTGGGAGCATTATTACAA AGAGAGCCATGCTATCATATTTGTCATTGACAGCAGTGACAAGCTGAGAATGGTTGTTGCTAAAGAGGAGCTAGACACTCTTCTCAACCATGAAG ATATAAGCAGCAAAAGGATACCAGTATTATTCTTTGCTAACAAGATAGATCTGCAGGATGCAATGTCTTCTGTCAAGGTCTCGCAGATGTTGTGTTTGGAGAACATCAAAGACAAGCCCTGGCACATCTG TGCCAGCAATGCTATCAAAGGAGAGGGCCTTCAGGAAGGGCTGGACTGGCTACAAG ATCATTTGAAAACAATGAACACATGA
- the LOC134644073 gene encoding F-box only protein 47-like translates to MTMVRGKPLRNVGKYSQTHTPYKKNRNGPTPSRTIMTRSQCATSCTSFFSRIPAEVFDMILDKLSVLEISVFSMVSKEVTRYIADYISTVAWKNKMILQSFHHSSPIEQKSTIGHYRDLGVLFKRCTLLLPTKDRLKFIFSKISQIPCFLLEKCVAPDCFAFSSFGVFLQTLIAGWDELECHRVFNFLCDLTNLQQKTEGVITAKPGVKWYQELQLRLFCRQVLLDPWPNQPECHFWLMQLLKPWPLVSQAHLLFILYGPLLPEGTLGWQDLVERRLPHTALWHLAKAILLLFGNLQVKGWSTDSMITIMEELIVIPHPWHVENVARLLVLCGSNLCYTVLASKALNGRLLEISRIIVYIILVCEKDGYHMSWAVKLVQEICKVFNTPPEKFCFIQQLENTFSEVAREFFEHSVAGNHFDDRETFQTLCILLDSCAHFHTKFLHMFLR, encoded by the exons ATGACAATGGTCAGAGGGAAGCCATTGAGAAATGTTGGTAAgtattcacagacacacacgcctTACAAGAAGAACCGTAATGGGCCCACACCTTCTAGGACCATCATGACCCGCAGCCAGTGCGCCACTAGCTGCACCAGCTTCTTCAGCAGGATCCCTGCAGAGGTGTTTGACATGATCCTAGACAAACTGTCTG tGCTGGAGATCAGTGTGTTCAGCATGGTATCAAAGGAAGTTACTAGATATATTGCAGACTACATCTCCACTGTGGCCTGGAAGAATAAAATGATCCTCCAAAGCTTTCACCACTCCAGCCCCATTGAACAGAAATCCACCATTGGACACTACAGAGACCTcg GTGTGTTGTTCAAGAGGTGTACCCTGTTGCTACCCACAAAGGACAGGTTAAAGTTTATCTTTAGCAAGATTTCACAG ATTCCCTGCTTCCTGTTGGAGAAATGTGTAGCACCAGACTGCTTTGCTTTCTCCAGCTTTGGAGTCTTCCTCCAG ACTCTGATTGCAGGGTGGGATGAGCTGGAGTGCCATAGAGTATTCAACTTCCTCTGTGATCTCACAAACCTGCAGCAAAAAACTGAAGGAGTCATCACTGCAAAACCAG GTGTGAAGTGGTATCAGGAGCTGCAGCTGCGGCTATTTTGCCGTCAGGTTCTTTTGGACCCGTGGCCGAACCAGCCGGAGTGTCATTTCTGGCTGATGCAACTCCTGAAGCCTTGGCCCTTGGTCAGCCAGGCCCACTTACTGTTCATCCTCTATGGTCCTCTGCTGCCTGAGG GTACACTCGGGTGGCAGGATCTGGTGGAGAGGAGGCTTCCTCACACCGCTCTGTGGCACTTAGCCAAGGCCATCCTCTTGCTCTTTGGCAACCTACAAGTCAAAGGCTGGAGCACTGACTCGATGATCACAATCATGGAGGAGCTCATTG TCATTCCTCATCCGTGGCATGTAGAGAATGTAGCTCGTCTTTTGGTGCTTTGTGGCAGCAATCTCTGCTACACTGTTCTGGCCAGCAAGGCTCTCAATGGACGACTCCTTGAGATCTCAAGAATCATCGTCTACATCATACTG GTGTGTGAAAAGGATGGCTATCACATGAGTTGGGCGGTGAAGCTGGTGCAGGAGATCTGCAAGGTCTTCAATACGCCCCCAGAAAAGTTCTGCTTCATCCAGCAActagaaaacacattttcagaagTCGCCCGGGAATTCTTTGAGCATTCTGTAGCAG GGAACCACTTTGATGACAGAGAGACTTTCCAGACCCTGTGTATCCTTCTGGACTCCTGTGCTCACTTCCACACTAAATTTCTTCACATGTTCCTCAGATAG
- the LOC134645768 gene encoding ADP-ribosylation factor-like protein 6 isoform X1, which produces MGLLDKLTGWLGLKKKEVNVLCLGLDNSGKTTIINQLKPPNHSNHLGPLSEEWKHVSQTQAQEIVPTIGFNIEKFKSSSLSFTVFDMSGQSRYRNLWEHYYKESHAIIFVIDSSDKLRMVVAKEELDTLLNHEDISSKRIPVLFFANKIDLQDAMSSVKVSQMLCLENIKDKPWHICASNAIKGEGLQEGLDWLQDHLKTMNT; this is translated from the exons ATGGGGTTGTTGGATAAACTGACGGGCTGGCTCGGCCTGAAGAAGAAAGAGGTCAACGTTTTGTGTCTTGGACTGGACAACAGCGGCAAAACTACCATCATCAACCAGCTCAAACCACCTAAT CATTCGAATCATTTAGGCCCATTGTCAGAAGAGTGGAAACATGTTAGTCAG ACACAGGCACAAGAAATCGTCCCAACAATTGGCTTCAACATCGAAAAGTTCAAGAGTTCAAG CCTGTCCTTCACAGTCTTTGATATGTCTGGGCAGAGCAGATACAGGAACCTGTGGGAGCATTATTACAA AGAGAGCCATGCTATCATATTTGTCATTGACAGCAGTGACAAGCTGAGAATGGTTGTTGCTAAAGAGGAGCTAGACACTCTTCTCAACCATGAAG ATATAAGCAGCAAAAGGATACCAGTATTATTCTTTGCTAACAAGATAGATCTGCAGGATGCAATGTCTTCTGTCAAGGTCTCGCAGATGTTGTGTTTGGAGAACATCAAAGACAAGCCCTGGCACATCTG TGCCAGCAATGCTATCAAAGGAGAGGGCCTTCAGGAAGGGCTGGACTGGCTACAAG ATCATTTGAAAACAATGAACACATGA